Proteins encoded in a region of the Mesoflavibacter profundi genome:
- a CDS encoding NAD(P)H-dependent oxidoreductase, translating into MDILKQLNWRYATKSFDSEKIIPENDISTIVNAFNLTATSYGLQPIKLMVISDKLVQEDLVEHSMYQKQIGQASHVLVFCVDTKINDQTIIEYFELVKKVRDTPDDILNPFKKFLIEDFKAKSEKEIFEWASKQAYLAMGNLLTVCAMLNIDACPMEGFVPEQYDELLNLKKLNLKSVLVMPIGYRAKDDLMSSLQKVRKPLEDVIIYK; encoded by the coding sequence ATGGATATTTTAAAACAATTAAACTGGAGATATGCTACTAAATCTTTTGATAGCGAAAAAATTATTCCAGAAAACGATATATCAACAATAGTTAATGCATTTAATTTAACTGCAACTTCCTATGGTTTGCAACCTATAAAATTAATGGTAATAAGTGATAAATTAGTACAGGAAGATTTGGTAGAGCATTCAATGTATCAAAAACAAATAGGACAAGCTTCACACGTATTAGTATTTTGTGTTGATACTAAAATTAATGATCAAACTATAATAGAGTATTTTGAATTAGTAAAAAAAGTTAGAGATACGCCAGATGATATCTTAAATCCTTTCAAAAAATTTTTGATAGAAGATTTTAAGGCAAAATCCGAAAAAGAAATTTTTGAATGGGCAAGTAAACAAGCATATCTAGCGATGGGTAACTTATTAACTGTTTGCGCTATGCTTAATATAGACGCTTGTCCTATGGAAGGCTTTGTACCAGAACAATATGACGAACTTTTAAATTTAAAAAAATTAAACTTAAAAAGTGTTTTAGTCATGCCAATAGGTTATAGAGCAAAAGATGATTTAATGTCTTCATTACAAAAAGTTAGAAAACCTTTAGAAGATGTCATCATTTATAAATAA
- a CDS encoding protein adenylyltransferase SelO yields the protein MKFNIKNSFINQLPADSKTENSRRQVKEACYSFVSPKKTAHPKLIHVSPEVLDILGLTTEDANTEAFLNIFTGNKILENTKPYAMCYGGHQFGHWAGQLGDGRAINLFEVKHNNTNWKLQLKGAGETPYSRSADGLAVLRSSIREYLCSEAIHHLGIPTTRALSLALTGDQVLRDKLYDGNPEYEKGAIVCRVSQSFLRFGNFEIFSARQDFKTLKTLVDYTINTHYAFLGKPSKDVYLKFFNEVANRSLDMVMHWQRVGFVHGVMNTDNMSILGQTIDYGPYGWLEGYEPGWTPNTTDAQHKRYRYGAQVDVVHWNLFQLANALYPLVNEAEGFEAILGNFGEQKIERYKAMMRSKLGLQLKDEKDAVLIQELEDCLQHIETDFTIFFRLLADFESEKHSEGFQLISEAFYTPKTITEAIKTRWNLWFLSYAERLKRETISAQARKKQMNSINPKYVLRNYMAQLAIDDANKGDYGLIDELFNLLKQPYAEQPEHEKWFAKRPEWARHKVGCSMLSCSS from the coding sequence ATGAAATTCAACATAAAAAATAGCTTTATTAATCAGCTTCCTGCAGATTCTAAAACAGAAAATAGTCGTAGACAAGTGAAGGAAGCGTGTTACAGCTTTGTTTCACCTAAAAAAACAGCTCATCCAAAGCTAATTCATGTATCTCCTGAAGTATTAGATATCTTAGGTTTAACTACCGAAGACGCAAATACTGAAGCGTTTCTAAACATTTTCACTGGAAATAAAATTCTTGAAAACACTAAACCTTACGCCATGTGTTATGGCGGACACCAATTTGGACATTGGGCAGGACAATTAGGCGATGGTAGAGCTATTAATTTATTTGAAGTTAAACACAATAACACTAACTGGAAATTACAATTAAAAGGTGCTGGAGAAACGCCTTACTCCAGAAGTGCTGATGGATTGGCTGTTTTAAGAAGCTCTATCCGTGAGTATTTATGTAGCGAAGCAATACATCATTTAGGCATACCAACAACACGTGCTTTAAGTTTAGCGCTTACTGGTGACCAAGTATTACGTGATAAATTATATGACGGCAATCCAGAATATGAAAAAGGCGCAATTGTTTGTCGTGTGTCGCAAAGTTTTTTGCGCTTTGGAAATTTTGAAATTTTCTCAGCAAGACAAGATTTTAAAACCTTAAAAACACTTGTAGATTATACCATTAATACACATTATGCTTTCTTAGGAAAACCGAGTAAAGACGTTTATTTAAAGTTTTTTAATGAGGTAGCCAACCGAAGTCTTGATATGGTCATGCATTGGCAACGCGTTGGCTTTGTTCATGGTGTGATGAATACAGATAACATGTCCATTTTAGGGCAAACCATAGATTACGGACCTTATGGTTGGTTAGAAGGTTACGAGCCTGGTTGGACACCAAATACCACAGATGCACAACACAAACGTTACCGTTATGGCGCTCAAGTAGATGTTGTGCATTGGAATTTATTTCAACTCGCTAATGCTTTATATCCTCTAGTTAATGAAGCTGAAGGTTTTGAAGCTATTTTAGGCAACTTCGGAGAACAAAAAATAGAACGTTACAAAGCTATGATGCGTTCTAAATTAGGATTACAATTGAAAGATGAAAAAGATGCTGTTTTAATTCAAGAGTTAGAAGATTGTTTACAGCATATTGAAACCGATTTTACTATATTTTTTAGGTTATTAGCAGATTTTGAAAGTGAAAAACATTCGGAAGGATTTCAATTAATTTCTGAAGCATTTTATACTCCAAAAACAATAACCGAAGCCATCAAAACACGATGGAATTTATGGTTTTTATCTTATGCAGAACGATTAAAGCGTGAGACAATTTCCGCGCAAGCGAGAAAAAAACAAATGAACAGCATTAACCCTAAATACGTTTTAAGAAATTACATGGCGCAACTAGCAATAGACGATGCCAATAAAGGTGATTATGGTTTAATCGACGAGTTATTTAACCTTTTAAAACAACCTTATGCAGAGCAACCAGAACACGAAAAATGGTTTGCAAAACGACCAGAATGGGCAAGACACAAAGTAGGTTGTTCTATGCTATCTTGTAGCTCTTAA
- a CDS encoding patatin-like phospholipase family protein, which translates to MSTPFSSIALCFSGGGYRAAGFALGSLSFFEKIGLLNNIKAISTVSGGTITGVKYTQSLIENQTFSKFFEEYYQWLNEDQLVDNAINHIKGYSVWNQAENKHKHKNPINAFAIEYNKLTNHKTLADFENAKTHLDRVSFNATDFTNAIQFRFQNKDKPQRLFGNKLISEDYRNLKDNIKLGDIIAASSAFPGGFEPIAFPSDFMPNSNLKDIGLMDGGIVDNQGASVFLTTSEDTNPYSLFVVNDVSSPYIKDNETFEFAETTKFSKIISFLASPIVLVLMLILVIYSNLKNWWWLYSISLIIFSLQVAINIMLFYVSASVSKMTNLSNTFKINPQRLGKYILNRLRSLMVMSGVVMLKNDRRQNASKLYKSYNEIAITSAIYELRCKEQNKPENALEWDKIKPYTKDISEKIKKVSAHCTAFGTNLWFDKEAKANNTLNQLIACGEFTTCYNLIAYLVRYHEDKINEKDNYLIEIFNLLLNYWEKFQDNPMWLVNERSK; encoded by the coding sequence ATGTCTACTCCATTTTCTTCAATTGCTTTATGTTTTTCTGGTGGCGGTTACCGCGCTGCTGGCTTTGCTTTAGGAAGCCTTTCTTTTTTTGAAAAAATAGGATTATTAAACAATATAAAAGCAATTTCTACAGTATCTGGTGGTACAATTACTGGCGTAAAGTACACGCAATCTTTAATTGAAAATCAAACTTTTTCAAAGTTTTTTGAAGAATATTACCAATGGTTAAATGAGGATCAATTAGTTGATAATGCGATTAACCATATTAAAGGTTACAGTGTTTGGAATCAAGCTGAAAATAAACACAAACACAAAAATCCTATCAACGCTTTTGCTATTGAATATAATAAACTAACAAACCATAAAACCTTAGCCGATTTTGAAAATGCTAAAACTCATTTAGATCGTGTTAGTTTTAATGCTACAGATTTTACAAATGCTATTCAGTTTAGGTTTCAAAATAAGGATAAACCGCAACGTTTATTTGGAAATAAATTAATTTCTGAAGACTACAGAAACCTTAAAGACAACATAAAATTAGGAGATATTATTGCAGCGTCTTCTGCGTTTCCTGGTGGATTTGAACCTATTGCTTTTCCTTCAGATTTTATGCCTAATTCTAACCTTAAAGATATTGGTTTGATGGATGGTGGTATTGTAGATAATCAAGGTGCTTCGGTATTTTTAACCACTTCAGAAGACACAAATCCTTATAGCTTGTTCGTAGTTAACGATGTCTCTTCGCCTTATATAAAAGATAATGAGACTTTTGAATTCGCAGAAACCACAAAATTCTCAAAAATAATATCATTTTTAGCTAGCCCAATTGTGCTTGTGCTAATGTTGATCTTAGTCATTTATAGTAACTTAAAAAATTGGTGGTGGCTCTACTCTATTTCACTTATCATTTTTAGTTTACAAGTCGCAATCAATATCATGCTGTTTTACGTAAGCGCTAGCGTGAGTAAAATGACCAATTTAAGTAACACCTTCAAAATTAACCCACAACGCTTAGGTAAATATATTTTAAACCGACTTAGAAGCTTAATGGTAATGTCTGGCGTAGTTATGCTAAAAAACGACAGACGTCAAAACGCCAGTAAACTTTATAAATCTTATAATGAAATTGCTATAACTTCAGCTATTTATGAACTTAGATGTAAAGAGCAAAATAAGCCAGAAAATGCTTTAGAATGGGATAAAATCAAACCTTATACTAAAGATATTTCAGAAAAAATAAAAAAAGTTTCTGCTCATTGCACCGCTTTTGGCACTAACCTTTGGTTTGACAAAGAAGCTAAAGCAAACAATACTTTAAACCAGTTAATTGCTTGTGGTGAGTTTACGACTTGTTACAACTTAATCGCTTATTTAGTAAGATATCACGAAGACAAAATTAATGAGAAAGACAACTATTTAATCGAAATTTTCAACTTGTTATTGAATTATTGGGAAAAATTTCAAGACAATCCAATGTGGCTAGTTAATGAAAGAAGCAAATAA